The Psychrobacter sp. 28M-43 genome segment CCGTAGTGTGATCAATGTAAGCACAGATCTCAATATGCAAGCTATTTTGCCACGTAAGGCAGTGATTGAGCTTGAGCGTTTAGCTTCTGAGCTTGGCAAAATGTTGGGTGATCAGGATAACGTAGTTACCCTAAGTTTTGGCCGAGAATTTCTACAAGTAAGTTTGCCATTTGGCGATGTCGATAGTGCAGGACAGGTCAGCCAAGATCTAATGGTGACATTTACCGCGCGTTTGATTGATGGTAAGTTCCCTGATTATCGCCGTGTGATGCCGATCAATACTGATAAATTGGCTTTATTCAATCAAGAAAAAATGACAGACGTTCTACGTCGTGTTGCTATCTTGAGTAATGAAAAATCTCGTGGTGTGGTCTTTAATTTTGCTAGCGATGGTATGGTCGAAGTACGTGCCAACAATGCTGAACAGGATGAAGCAGTCGAGATGATACAAGCTAAGTATCAAGGTGAGCCGATGGAGCTGTCGTTTAACGCTGCGTATCTGCAAGATGTATTAAGCGTTATCCAAGGCGATTTACAAATGCATATGAGCCAATCGAATGCTTCTGTATTGGTCAATCAACTTAACGATGAATTCCATCAGTATGTCATTATGCCAATGCGTATATAATGCGTTTTTCTTTAGAAACAAACAAAATTGAATAGAAGTAGTACGTTTCAAAGAGCTTTATTTTTAGTACTATATATTGATTTTTAATAAACTTTTGCCTGCTAAACTAGCAGGCTTTAATGGGCGGCTGTCGATACTATGATTGAACGTCTACAAATATCCCATCTTAGAAACCTTACTCAAATTAGCCTAGAGCCTGCTGCTTGCAACATCATTATCGGTGAAAATGGTAGTGGTAAAACCTCGTTACTCGAAGCTATATTTTTATTATCAAGAGGTAAGAGCTTTCGTCATCACCAGCCCAAACGTTATATCCAGCATCATCAAAATAAGACAACTGTTCATGCTAAGCTAAATGATAGTCGTACTTTAGCTATTCAAAAGCAAGCAGATGCTACGACCATCTTACGCCTCAATCAAACCACTGTTTATAACCAAAGTATCTTGACAGAGCAGCTACCTACGTTACTGATAGATCCATCGACAATGGATATGTTGGAGCAGGGAAGTGCGAGCCGTCGACAACTATTAGATTGGTTAGTGTTTCACATGAAACAAGGATTTCATCCACAATGGATGGCTTATCAACGCCTCCTAAAACAGCGCAATAGTTTGCTAAAAGTCACTCGTCACTTAACCCAAGTACAGCTAGCTGAGCTGAAATCATGGGATAAAGGGTTGAGTAATCATGCTGCCTTGATTCATCATTATCGCGAGCAAGTATTTACTGAATGGCAGCCTTATTTTGCCAAGAGTATCATACAGCTATTGCCATCTTACGCTGAGCAACTGAGCCTAAGCTATAATGCTGGTTACGATACCAGTGTTGCGCTAGATGTGCAGCTTAACGAGCGGTTAGAGCAGGATCTGCAACTGGGGTACACCCGTATAGGTAATCATCGTGCTGATATTCATGTGCATTGGCGTTCTGATGAGTCTGTAAACGATCAAATTAAAGATGCCAGAACAGCGGATTCAGCAAATAGTATCCAAAACAAATTACCAACTTTGAAAGAGCAGGCAGCAAATGTA includes the following:
- the dnaN gene encoding DNA polymerase III subunit beta; amino-acid sequence: MQLSINRESLLKAINLIAKAADKRHNMVILGNIKLQLSESELILTASDLEVELTSTLKLPAGACVEAGTTTLPATKLKDICKSLPAQAQVNLATQANERCLLTSGKSRFTLGTLPSEDYPSLGNPENITPLTISRNRLTDLIHKTQFAMAIQDVRYYLTGMLFDVSQQQLTTVATDGHRLALARSVINVSTDLNMQAILPRKAVIELERLASELGKMLGDQDNVVTLSFGREFLQVSLPFGDVDSAGQVSQDLMVTFTARLIDGKFPDYRRVMPINTDKLALFNQEKMTDVLRRVAILSNEKSRGVVFNFASDGMVEVRANNAEQDEAVEMIQAKYQGEPMELSFNAAYLQDVLSVIQGDLQMHMSQSNASVLVNQLNDEFHQYVIMPMRI
- the recF gene encoding DNA replication/repair protein RecF (All proteins in this family for which functions are known are DNA-binding proteins that assist the filamentation of RecA onto DNA for the initiation of recombination or recombinational repair.), with the translated sequence MIERLQISHLRNLTQISLEPAACNIIIGENGSGKTSLLEAIFLLSRGKSFRHHQPKRYIQHHQNKTTVHAKLNDSRTLAIQKQADATTILRLNQTTVYNQSILTEQLPTLLIDPSTMDMLEQGSASRRQLLDWLVFHMKQGFHPQWMAYQRLLKQRNSLLKVTRHLTQVQLAELKSWDKGLSNHAALIHHYREQVFTEWQPYFAKSIIQLLPSYAEQLSLSYNAGYDTSVALDVQLNERLEQDLQLGYTRIGNHRADIHVHWRSDESVNDQIKDARTADSANSIQNKLPTLKEQAANVLSRGEKKLLITALRLSQLPLLLNDEERSNSLNDDLSSRATPVVLLDDITAELDNRAIEILLSTLAQLPCQVFMTSLTDDILPLVNELWSQPNTFHVKQGRMSLSD